The sequence below is a genomic window from Polaribacter vadi.
AACGTATAGTATTACGAACATCATCTTCTGCTTCTATTGTTGGTGTATCTCCAGACACACGAATTAACATTGATGTGTTTGATAAATAAACTGGGTTGAAATAAGTTGAATATCCGTTTATTAATACTTGCTTAAGGCCTAAAAACCCAGAACCCTCAATACGTATTAGCTGTCCAAGACGTGCAAAAGAAACCTCTCTATCTTGCACATCAGAATTTACATCTTGTAAATAAACTTTACTAATGGTAATTGGACCACCACCAGCATTTTCGTCTTCATTTTCACAAGAAGTAAAAGCTATAGCTATAAACATTGTTAGAAACAATGCTATGGGTTTCCAGTAATTTTTGTTTGAAATATATTTTTTCATATTACTATTCAATTTTTATAAATTAAAATAAATCTGTTATTCTTTCTTCAGTAAATTCGTAAGGTACAGGTGCCTCTCTTAACAAAGGATTTTGTACCACCTCAGATTCTGGATAAGGTAAAAGGAAAATACCTTCATTTACTGCTCCAATAGCACGTGCTTGTGTATCTCTAGTAGCGTCTACTGAAACGTCATTTGTTGGAGCATCGTAAAGAATTGGCACAATGTTACCTCTATCTTGAGATGTAATATAATTTATTACTTCTTGTTGTTCGTAATAAGATCTACGTACTAAATCGTACCAATATTGGCCCTCCATACAAAGTTCTATTCTTCTTTCTTTAATGATATCTTCATAAGTTAAACTTGTTTTAGAATCTAAACCTGCACGTGTACGTAATAAATTTACATACATTAAAGCATTAGCATCTGTAGTGGTTTGATTATTACCTAAAACTGCTTCAGCATAGTTTAAATATACTTCTCCTAAACGCATCATATATGTATTTAATGCCGAGTTTTGTCTTGAAATAAGTGGGTTGTCTTTAGTAGAACCTACGACACCTTTTTTTACGTTAACAAATGTGTTTTCATGATCTACTGTATAACCTCCATTAGAAATATTTATTTCTGGATAAAAATCTCCATCTGCCATCCAAGTTGCTTTACGACGTAAATCATCAGTTTCGTATTCTTGCAATACATCATAAGAAGCTCTTGTCCAATAACCATATGCTACATCGTTTCCTGTAATATCAGAACCCAATGCAAAGAATCCTTGTTGGAAATTATTTGTTCCATATTCTCCATTTGGCACCCATTGTAATGCAAATATTGATTCTTGATTATTGTTATTTTCTATTGTAAATAAATCAGCATAATCATCCATTAACATATATGGTCCTTCATTAATTACCTTTTCTGATGCTTTTATTGATAAATCTAAATATTCCTGATTTCTATTACCACTATTTGGGTTATCACTTAAACCAGAATAAGATAAATATATTCTCGATAGCATACCAAAAGCGCTATATTTTGTAACACGACCATTATTTGCTGGTTGCTCTGGTAGATATTTAGCAGCATATTCTAAATCTCTCATTGCAAATTCATAAACATCGTTTCTAGAGTTTTTATTTACAATTGGGTTACTAACCAAATCTTTTGGATTTGTAGAAAGAATAACATCTCCCCATAATGATGCTAAATACCAATAAGCTGTTCCTCTCATAAATCTAGCTTCTGCTATATATAGTTTTTGTGTATCTTCATCTACAGGACTTTGTTGTATGCCATCTATAACGTTGTTAGATTGTTGAACAACATTGTAAAAAGAAGACCAAGCTTCTACTAACGGACCTGTTAAGGCACTTTCTGCTAAATCGCTAAAAGGATAAATATAATCTGAGAAAGGTGCATATAAATTATAGGATTTACCATCTCCTAAACCATAATAAAATTTAGTGTTAAAATCAAACCAAACTCTATTGTAAAGTGGTGCTGTTGCAGCTTTAAAATCATCTTCAGAGGCGTAAAAGTTATCTAGAGTGTAAGTATCATTTGGTTCTACATCTAAAAACTCACTACAACTAGAAAGTGCAGACATTGTAATTAGGATAAGTAAGGTGTATATAATTTTTTTTGTTTTCATATTATATATTATTAAAATTTAACATTTAAGCCTACAGTAAAGATTAATGGAGATGGATATCTACCATTATCAAAACCTGTTAAAAGTGCGTCTTGGTTAATTGATCCTACTTCAGGATCAAAACCTGAATATTTTGTAAAAGTTGCTACGTTTTGTGTATTTGTGTAAACTCTAAGTGATTGAAGACCAAATTTAGAAACCGATTCACTTGAAAAATTATAACCTAAAGAAATGTTTTTAATTCTAATATAAGAACCATCTTCAACAAATCTATCACTAAAACGATAGTTAGATGCAGATGAAGCTGGTGATGCACCTATTCTTGGCATATATTGATCTCCTCCAACAATTTCAACATTACGATAATCGTTTGGCCCATTTGGATCTATTAAATCTAATTGGGCGTAACCTAATGCTGAAGTTAATAGGTTGTGATTATTTCTAGGGTTTTCTAAAAAACGACGTTGATAATTTACAACTTCATTACCATAAGACCCTGTTATGAATATATTAAAATCGAAATCTTTGTATTTAAAAGTGTTACCAAAACCAAAAGTAAAATCTGCTTCTGGATTACCAATGTAACTTAAATCTTGCTCGTTTATAACACCATCATTATTTACATCTTCAAAAATGTAATCTCCTATCCAAGCACTATTTTCTGCAATTTCCATATCTTCTGGTAACGCAGTTGGCACAACATTTCCATTTGCATCTTTGTAGTAAAAATCAGTAGCTTTTTCAAACCTCCCAATAACTTTATAGCCATAATATTGCCCAATTGGTTGACCAACAGCTGTTCTTGTAACTGTTGTTATGTCTGAACCTTCTTGTAAAGTTCTGTCTATAACACCTGTTTCTGATACTAGAGAAAGTACTTTGTTCTCGTTATTTGAAAAAGTAATGTTAGAACTCCAACTAAAGTTTTTAGTTTCTACGTTTAAAGTGTTTAGCGTAAATTCGATTCCTTTATTTTCAAGTGAACCAATATTTACAAAAGGTGCAGCTGCAGAACCTTGTCCTTGAGAACCAACGTAAGCTGGTAAAGGTAATAATAATAGTAAGTTTTTTGTCTTCTTATAATACAAGTCAGTAATAAACTCAACTCTATTGTTAAAAAGACTTAAATCTATACCAAAGTTACTGGAAGCAGTTGTTTCCCACTCTAAATCTGGATTTGCAATATTAGCTGCAAGAACACCTGTACCCCAATTGGTAGCAGTTGCATTTAATGCTATTGTATATCTATTATTTGGTACAGCTTGGTTACCTACTTCTCCCCATCCTAAACGAAATTTTAAATTACTTATTACATCACTATCTTTTAAGAAGTTTTCTTCTGAAGCTTTCCAAGCGAATGCAGCTGAAGGAAAGGTTCCCCATTTATTACCTTCTGCAAATCTAGAAGAACCATCTCTACGTACTGTTGCAGTAAGTAAATATTTATCATCAAAATTATAAAATACTCTACCAAAATAAGAACTTATAGTACTAACATTACTGTTGTTACGAACATTAGCAGTTGTTGGATCTCCAGCACTTAAATCCGTTACTCCGTTTGATAAATATCCAGATACAGAACCAAATAAGTTTTCATACGAACTTTTTTGTAATTCTTGACCTAAAGTTAAATTAAGATTATGAGCACCAAAAGTATTATTATAAGTTAAAACATTATTCCAACTCCAAAATTTGCTAAATGTTTTTTCTCTAGAACCTGAAGCTACATCAGTAAAATCGAACTCACTAAAATAATAAGAAGGATTAAATGTATATCTGTTTCCAAAACCATAGCTAAAAGCATATTCTGATTTTACTTTAAGAGCATTCATTATTTTAACTTCTGCATATGCATTAGCTCTAACACCAATTTGTTCGTTTCTGTTTTCATTTAATAAAGCTTTACCTACTGGATTTGATGGTGCAAACTCATCACTTGGACCAGCAAAGGAACCATCAGGGTTGCTTACAGGAACATTTGGTGTTTGTCTTAATGCTGTTATAATTAATCCATCATTAGAAAAAGTATTTTCTTGTTTAGAATTACTTATAGCAATATTTACGCCTAATTTTAAATAATCTTTAACTTGAGAATCTATTACACCTCTTAAGTTAAATCTATTAAAACCAGAACCAATAGCAATACCTTCTTGTTCTAAATAGCCAATACCCATAGCAAAGGTTGTTTTTTCGTTACCACCTGATGCAGAAAAGTTATGGCTTTGCATTAGAGCTTTAGTGAACATTTCTTCTTGCCAATCTGTACCTTCTCCAAATAAATCTGCTCTGATAAAGTTATTGTCTCTTTCTACAATTCCTAAATCTGATCTTGTATTTTTATGAGTAGCATATTCTTGAAGGTTTAAGACGTCTAATTTTTTTGGTATTTCTTGAAAACCAAAATAAGTATCATAACCTAACGAAAGTCTACCATTTCTTCCACGTTTTGTAGTAATCATAATAACACCATTAGAAGCTCTAGAACCATAAATAGCAGTTGCAGATGCATCTTTTAAAACATCAATAGAAAGTATGTCTGATGGATTAATAGATGATAAAGGATTTTCGGTATTAGAACCTGTACCACCACTAATAACCACACCATCAATAACAAAAATGGGCTCGTTACTTAAACTTAATGAACTTATACCACGTATACGAATTGAAGAACTACCTCCTGGAGCACCACTATTTTGTTGAATTTGAACTCCTGCAGCACGACCCTGTAGTACTTGATCTATAGTTGTACTAACCGTTTTCTCTATTGATTCGCTAGAGATAGAAACGACGGAACCTGTTAGATCGCTTCTTTTCATTGTTCCGTAACCAATTACTACAATTTCGTCAAGTGCTTGAGAGTCTTCTACCAAAATTACATCAATTGAGGTGGTGTTATTTACAGAAATTTCTTTACTGGTGTAGCCAAGATAACTGAAGACTAATATACCATCAGTAGGTACGTTTGAAATTGTATAGTTTCCATCAAAGTCAGTTGAAGTCCCTTTTGCAGTTCCCTTAATTAAAATAGTTACTCCAAGTAATGGTCCCTGTTTATCAGTTACAGTTCCTGAAACTGTTACTTGAGCGTTTAAGTAACCGCAAAACAAGAACATTAAACCTAAAAAAACTCGCTTTCTAATGTTTTTGTTTTTAAAAAATAAAAAGTTTATCATAAAATTTAGTTTAAAAATAATTTTTACATTTCTGTAGTTGTTCTATAATCTATGTATTCTATTTTACCATAAATATGCACTATCTTGACAAAGATATAAATATTTTTAAATAAAACAATCGATTGCGTAAATATTTACTAAAATTAAAAAAAACCATTATTTTTATTAAAAATAGCTTTTAAAAAACTCAAATAAATGTTGATTTTTTTTTCTGATAAAACTAATTTTATTTGGTAGTAATAAATCTAATAGTAAACGTATATCCTTATCAAATCCTTACTATAAAAGGACTTAAAAAACCAAGAAATTATTAATCAGATGAATCTAATTTTTGAATGATACTCTTAAGAAAAACCATCAATTATTTTCTACCTGATAAATGAAAATTGGGTTTTATATTTAGATGTTTATTCTAAATTCTATTTTTCAGGTTCAAAAATTATCATGTTTTTGAATCAAAAAATAATTGGTGAAAATTATTTAAGAAAACGAAACTCTAATTATTAGATTCTTTTGCTTTAAAATGTCTTTTTCTGTTGTAACCAATAATAGCAATTGTTAGTACAATGATATTTAAAATGGTTCCAAGCTTTGCATCTTTCCAATCCATAATAATTAAATATTGTGAAAGACAAACCGCTATAATTATCAAGTTTATCCATTTTTTATTATTTAGTAACGCTGAGGATGCATATAAGAATAATAAAAATGTAAGTAGCCAAAGTGCTCCCATAGGTTTTGAAATACTTAAAAGTCCTTTAAATATTTCTGTCGTGAAAAAGGCTTTTATAAAGCCTATTAAATGTAACAAACCATGAAAAATAAGTAATAATGCATAAAAGTATTTCATAATTTAATTTTTAGTGATTTCTAATTTTCCTGTTATTTGATTTAGGGTAATTTAAAATACTAAAGGGGTTTCTTCTGTATTAATTTTGTTGGAAAATTCTCCAATAAAATTTAGGTATTTTTCTTCTTTCTTAATATAATTTGCTTTTCGTATCAATATCAGAAAGTTCTTCATAAACTAAAGAGTTTCAACAGAAGTTCAATTTCTAAAAAAATTGTTTGTATTATTCTATTGTCTTTATTTGAATAATTTATAATTGTTTTTTTTAATCAAAGAAGGAGGAAATAGGTACAATAAAGGTTGTCTCTGTAATATGAGATAACAAATATGATTATTAGCTAAAAGCTAGTGCTATATCTTTGATTTAAATTCTGTATTATCATAATTGAGTTAAAAAATTAATAGCTAAGTTACAAGAGATAAAAAAGATAAACTATGATAATAATTAGTTTAATAATTTATTTTATGATTTTGTTTTGTGTTTCAACTTATGTTTCACAAAATCAATCTATTAATGTCTTATAAATATATAAAAAATAATAATAAACATATTGTAAAATAAAAAATATAGAAAAGATTAGATTTTTTTTATAAAAAATTAATATGTTTTGATATGCATTAATTAAAAAAAAACAAATGAAATTTTTTATTGACACAGCAAATTTAGATGAAATTGTATAAGTGCAGGTTATAGGTATTTTAGATGATGTAACAATGAATTCATCTTAAATAAAATAGGAAGGAATTACCAGGGTAAAAGATATTTTAATTGACTATAAAAATGAAATTAAGAAATTATTTATAGCTATGTCCGCAATTATAAGTAACATTATTTTAGAACGTGACATTAAATTAAAAAAAGCCAAAGAATTGTTTTCTTTGGCTTTTTTTAGTGCTTTTATATACTAAATGTTTATCCTAAATAATAACGTAAAAATTCTGTTTTAGATTTACTCTGTAAACGTCTAATAGCTCTTTGTTTTACTTGTCTTACACGTTCTCTTGTTAAATCAAACTGTTCACCTATTTCTGCTAAACTACAAGGAGATTTACGTCCTATTCCGTAAAACATTTTAATAACTTTAGCTTCTTTTTGAGATAAGGTTCCTAAAGCTCTATCAATTTCAGTAGTTAAAGATTGTTTCATTAGTTCGTTATCTGGTCTTGGCGAATCTCCAGATTGTAAAACATTATACATATTAGAATCTTCACCTTCTCTAAAAGGAGCATCCATAGAAATATGTCTGCCAGAGTTTTTCATACTTTGCTCAACACTACTAACAGTAGTATCTAATTCATTCGCAATTTCTACATACGTAGGTATTCTTTCATTACGTTGTTCTAATTTCGAGTATATTTTTTTAATCTTACTAATACTTCCAATCTTATTTAAAGGCAAACGTACAATTCTAGATTGATCTGCTAATGCAGACATAATTGATTGACGAATCCACCAAACAGCATAAGAAATAAACTTAAAACCTCTAGTTTCATCAAATCGTTTTGCAGCTTTTACCAAGCCTAAATTACCTTCATTAATTAAATCCGATAATTTTAAACCTTGATTTTGGTATTGTTTTGCCACAGAAACAACAAATCGTAAGTTCGCTTTTACCAATTGATCTAATGCTTTACCATCTCCTTTTTTTATTTTCAAAGCCAGTTCAACTTCCTCATCAGCAGTTATTAAGCCAATTTTACTAATTTCTTGAAAATATTTATCTAAAGATTTTGCATCACGATTGGTTACTTGTTTACTTATTTTAAGTTGTCTCATATATAGTATAAAGTTTTTTTAAAGATTAATATTAAATAAATAGATTACAATCATCACAATTTTTTATTTTGCCATAATAAGTTTCTCTATATTTATGTAGTGTTTTTGTTGGGATGCCTAAAACGTATTTTTTAATATAAGTAACACGTGAGTTTAACATACCCATTGCAGAAGAATAGTATTTTTCTTGTCTTGTTCTTCTTTTAATTTGAATAATTTTCATAATAGTAAATTTAGAAATGCTCAAAAAAGCATTTTTAAGTTTGATAATAAAATATTTTGGTTGAATATCTTTTGTGCAAAAAATAGATGCAAAAAAGTTAGCTAGAAAGCTTGATCGCTAAAATTATGAGAGTGATGAACAAAAAGGCTAAAATTGAAATTATAGCACTTGATATTTTGATTACGAAAAATTGATGTAATTCTCATAGAGTGCAAAAATACGAAAAATAAGTCGATTTTGCTAAAAATTAGCGCTTTATTATCGTTTTTTGTTTAAAAATGCTTAAAAACACATACTTTTTGTCTATTTTTAAAAGAGCTAAAGTTTGTGTTGTTTGTGCTAAGTCAGTCTAAATTATTCTTGTAATTTTGCATCCAACCCTAAAAATAATTTGAATCATGAAAATGATGCATAAATTTATATTTACAATAACTTTACTATTTCTTACTTCTTGTAGTTTTAGTTCTAAGAAAGATCGTATTAATAGAAATTTAGTTGATAATAAGAATATATCATTATTAAATATTGATGAAGATCAAAAAATAATTATCAGAAAAGATTATTATGGTACGTATTCTTTTAGTAGCTGGAATGCCTATAATGTTGCCAATACACAGATTCACCAAGTTAAAAATTTAGAATATAATAGCTCTGTAGAACGTATAGAAAATTTAGAAAAAAACATCTCAAAATTATCTTCAACAATTCCTGATTGGTTAGAAACAAATAAAGTTTTAAAAGAGATTGAGGATGTTAAGGAAGAATATGCAACATTACTTAATGAGAAAGATAAATCTACAAAAGCAATAAGAGAGAATTGGGAAGAGTTAAGTAACGAATTCGATGATTTGCGTGAAGAGTTAAGCGAAACTGTGAAAGATTATAGAACAGAATAATTTTAAACGGATTCTTAATTTAAAGACATTTTTAAGTTGTTTTTCATCTAAAATTGTTACTTTTATATACCAACCAAACTCAAAAATTACGATGAAGACATTTTTAAAGATTTTATTAACGGCTTTAGCAGTAATACTTTTAGCAAATATTTTACCAGGAGTAGAGGTTGCAGGTTATGTTTCTGCAATTATTGTAGCTATTGTAATTGCGCTGTTAAATATGATAGTAAGACCACTTTTAATTTTTTTAACATTGCCAGCAACTTTAATAACTTTTGGGTTATTTATTTTTGTAATTAACGCAATTATAATTCTATTGGCAGATAAATTAGTTGATGGTTTTACAGTAACAGGTTTCTGGGCAGCACTTTTCTTTAGTATTTTACTATCTATTTTTAGATCTTTCTTATTTACTTTATTAGATGATAAAGAAAAATAGTTAATCCTTAAAAGCAGCTCTTTGTAAACGATCGTTCATCGATTTTCCCAAACCGAAATTTGGCATTTCTTCTACAATTATTACATCTAAATTTAAAGAATCTAATTGATGCAAACTGTCGTACAATTTTGAGGCAGCCTCTTGCAAGTTTTTTTCTTCGGATAAAATAATTTGAGTATCAATTTTATCGCTTCTATAAAAAGTATTAAACGTTAAAACCCCTATTTTTTTATTGGGATGTTTTTCAATTTCTGATGTAATATCCGTGGTTAAAATAGTTTGCGTTTTTGGAGAATAATGTTTGTTCAACATTCCTGGAGCATCTGGGTTTTCTTCCTTTTTATTTTTGATGGAAATTTTGCCAACAACAGCTTCAATATCTTCCACAGACAAAGCACCTAATCTATAAATAATAGGTTCATTATCTTCAAAACCAATAATGGTAGATTCTATTCCATTTTTACAAAAACCACCATCTAAAACCATCTTAAGTTCGTCTTTAAAATAATTCTCTACGTGTTCTGGTTTTGTTGGGCTAATATTATTAAAAGGGTTTGCACTTGGTGCTGCCAAAGGAAAAGACAATTGTTCTAAAAGCGATAACGTTACAGGGTGATTTGGTACACGAACTGCAACAGTATCTTTGCCTGCAGTAATTATACTAGGAATATTTTTATTCTTTTTTAGCACTAAAGTCATAGAACCAGGCCAAAAAGTATTTGCTAAAATTCTCGCTTTTTCAGGAATTTCAGCAACAATAGTTTCCAACTCATCTACAGATGAAATATGCACAATTAAAGGATTAAAAAACGGACGCTTTTTAGTTTCAAAAATACGTTTAATTGCTTTTTCACTAAAAATATTACCAGCTAAACCATATACAGTTTCTGTAGGAATTGCCACCAATTCTTCGTTTTCTAATAACGAAATTGCTTTTTGTATGTCTTTGGAAATGATGCTCATAATTGTTTGCAAAATTACATATAAAATCAATAGATTTTTTAAAAATCAGCATCAACTGTAAAACTCATTTTTTTGTGAGTTGTTGGATGCAAAAATTCAATAAATTGAGCATGCAAATGCAATCGATTTGCTTTTTTACCATACAAATCATCACCCAAAATAGGAGTGTTTAATCCGTTTTTATGAGCTGCATGCACTCGTAATTGATGTGTTCTACCAGTAATTGGATAAAAATAAACCCGAGTTTTTCCATTTTCTTTGTTGATGATTTCCCAATTAGTTTCTGCATTTTTTCCATGCACAAAATCTACTAGTTGTTTGGGTCTGTCATCTAAATCTACTCTAATTGGCAATTGAATATTTCCACTTTTTTCAGCCAAATCTCCATTTAATAAAGCAACATAGCGTTTTTTTACAGTTCTGTTTATAAACTGACTTTGTAAAACTTTATTGGCTTCTTTAGTTTTGGTTAATAATAAAATGCCAGAAGTAGACATGTCTAGTCTATGCACAATTAATGGACCAGTTGCCAATGGATATTTTTCTTTAATTCTGCTATACACAGAATCTTGAATGGTTTTGCCAGGAACTGATAAAAATTCAGCAGGTTTGTTTACCACAATTAAAATATCATCTTCAAAAATAATATCTAGCTTTTTGTCTTCGGATAAATTTTCTAGTAACAAATTCGAATCCATTTCAATACCTTTTAACATGTGGTTTAAAATGGGTTTGCATCTACTTTGGCAAGCAGGATAAAAATTTTTGTGCTTTCTAATGGCTGAGTTTGGCGAAATTCCCCACCAAAATTCTGCCATACAAATGGGTTTTAAATCGTTTGCAAAAGCGTAATTTAATAATTTTGGAGCAGCACATTCTCCAGAACCAGCAGGAGGTTTTATTAGTGGATCATCAAAAATAGTTAACAGACTTTTTAGCTTTTTTTGTTGATTTAAAAAAGCATATTTACTAAATAAAGTCTGCTGTAAAAAGTTCGATTTTTCTTTTCGTTCTATTTTGAGAAATGAAATTCTATCTTCAAAAAAAGCCAATTCGTTATTCGATTTTACAACTTTTGTTTGATAATATTCCACCAATTCTTTGTAAAAAAACTGATCATTATAACTTTCTTGCGTTAGTTTTTCAGTTAACTTTTTAAACTCCAACTCATTTAAAAGTGAAGTTGCATTTTTCTTTCTAAGTTTTCTGTTTTTTTTAGAAAGTTTCATTTTTTTTCGCTGATTTTCTAAATCATCAGCAATTTCTTGATGTAGTTTTTTGTTCGCTTTTTTAATTTTTAGATAGTTTTTATCTTTCTTTAAAATGCTTAATTCCTCATTAATTGCATCAATTTCAGCTTCACCTTTAATGTAAAAACTACCTTCAGTTCTCATATTAAAAACAGGAGGAACAAATTTTTCAGGTAAACTTTTATCAGCCAATTTCCCAGAAAAAGCAGCTAAATAACCAACTTCATCATTCTTATTTTTTACCACTAAAACTCCGAACATTTTACCAACTGGCAATTCATCACTATTTGTATGGATGCCAAAATTGTGTTTAAAATCTGTTTGATTTTGTAAATATTGATGAATTTCTTCTGCTGCAAGAACAGCTAAAGGATGTGCATCATAATAAAAAGGAAATGTAAATTTCTTTGGAAAATCAATTTCAGAAATATCAGAATTAAAATGTAGGAAGTGTTTCAATTTGTTTTTAAGTAAATGTCAAAGATAGGCAGTTTATCAATATAATACAGAATTAGTGGTTTTTTAAAAACCGATTTCAATTCAGTTTCCTAAAGAGTTAAAACTAACTTTATTTGCGTTAAATGGATCTTTGTTATTCGTTTAGTTTTGTATCAAACTTTAAAACGTTAATATGAAAAGTATAAAAATAAACTCAATAAAATTATTTGCATTAGCATTCACAGCATCAAGTTTTATGTTTTTTTCTTGTGATACTCCAAAGAAAAATACTACTGAAAACAATGAAATTTCTGAAGTTATAGAAACTGAAAAAGATAATTTAGAAGTAGAAAAAGAAATTGCTGAAGGTGATGTTGAAAGAATGAATATGAAAGAAGGTGAAGTAATAACACGTTCTTATAAAATAAAAGAACAAACACCAATTGTATATAATTTAGATGCAAATGGAATTGCTGGTTTTGATGATTGGAAAGATTTTACAGTTGTTAATTATGAGCTTGCAGAAATTAGAAAAAGTAATTATGTAACGACTTCACAACGTATTAAAAACATGAATTACAGAATTGCTAATTTAGGAAACACAATTCCTTCTTGGTTAAAAACGGAAGAAGTTATGGAAGATGTTGCAGATATTCAAAAAGAATATTTAGAGCTAATTAAAGAAAGCAATGCTCCAGAAAAAGAAGTAAAAGAAAATTTAGAAGAGCTTTCTGAAAAATTCGACGATTTAAAAGAAGAATTAGATGAAACTGTTGCTGAATATGTAAAAATTCACGAAAGTGCCATCGAAGAATTTAACGAAGAATTCAAAAAAGGAAAAATAGAAGCTGCTATTGAAGAGTATAATGAAGAAATTAAAAAGTTAGATAAAATTATTGAAAAGAAGAAGTAATAATTGAATTAGTAAGAAAGAAGAAAAGGTTTTTTTTTAAAATAGGGTAGATGTTTCATCTACCTTATTTTTTTGTTTCAAATTTACTCTTTGCTTTTTAAAATCAAGGATTTA
It includes:
- a CDS encoding RagB/SusD family nutrient uptake outer membrane protein; this translates as MKTKKIIYTLLILITMSALSSCSEFLDVEPNDTYTLDNFYASEDDFKAATAPLYNRVWFDFNTKFYYGLGDGKSYNLYAPFSDYIYPFSDLAESALTGPLVEAWSSFYNVVQQSNNVIDGIQQSPVDEDTQKLYIAEARFMRGTAYWYLASLWGDVILSTNPKDLVSNPIVNKNSRNDVYEFAMRDLEYAAKYLPEQPANNGRVTKYSAFGMLSRIYLSYSGLSDNPNSGNRNQEYLDLSIKASEKVINEGPYMLMDDYADLFTIENNNNQESIFALQWVPNGEYGTNNFQQGFFALGSDITGNDVAYGYWTRASYDVLQEYETDDLRRKATWMADGDFYPEINISNGGYTVDHENTFVNVKKGVVGSTKDNPLISRQNSALNTYMMRLGEVYLNYAEAVLGNNQTTTDANALMYVNLLRTRAGLDSKTSLTYEDIIKERRIELCMEGQYWYDLVRRSYYEQQEVINYITSQDRGNIVPILYDAPTNDVSVDATRDTQARAIGAVNEGIFLLPYPESEVVQNPLLREAPVPYEFTEERITDLF
- a CDS encoding SusC/RagA family TonB-linked outer membrane protein encodes the protein MINFLFFKNKNIRKRVFLGLMFLFCGYLNAQVTVSGTVTDKQGPLLGVTILIKGTAKGTSTDFDGNYTISNVPTDGILVFSYLGYTSKEISVNNTTSIDVILVEDSQALDEIVVIGYGTMKRSDLTGSVVSISSESIEKTVSTTIDQVLQGRAAGVQIQQNSGAPGGSSSIRIRGISSLSLSNEPIFVIDGVVISGGTGSNTENPLSSINPSDILSIDVLKDASATAIYGSRASNGVIMITTKRGRNGRLSLGYDTYFGFQEIPKKLDVLNLQEYATHKNTRSDLGIVERDNNFIRADLFGEGTDWQEEMFTKALMQSHNFSASGGNEKTTFAMGIGYLEQEGIAIGSGFNRFNLRGVIDSQVKDYLKLGVNIAISNSKQENTFSNDGLIITALRQTPNVPVSNPDGSFAGPSDEFAPSNPVGKALLNENRNEQIGVRANAYAEVKIMNALKVKSEYAFSYGFGNRYTFNPSYYFSEFDFTDVASGSREKTFSKFWSWNNVLTYNNTFGAHNLNLTLGQELQKSSYENLFGSVSGYLSNGVTDLSAGDPTTANVRNNSNVSTISSYFGRVFYNFDDKYLLTATVRRDGSSRFAEGNKWGTFPSAAFAWKASEENFLKDSDVISNLKFRLGWGEVGNQAVPNNRYTIALNATATNWGTGVLAANIANPDLEWETTASSNFGIDLSLFNNRVEFITDLYYKKTKNLLLLLPLPAYVGSQGQGSAAAPFVNIGSLENKGIEFTLNTLNVETKNFSWSSNITFSNNENKVLSLVSETGVIDRTLQEGSDITTVTRTAVGQPIGQYYGYKVIGRFEKATDFYYKDANGNVVPTALPEDMEIAENSAWIGDYIFEDVNNDGVINEQDLSYIGNPEADFTFGFGNTFKYKDFDFNIFITGSYGNEVVNYQRRFLENPRNNHNLLTSALGYAQLDLIDPNGPNDYRNVEIVGGDQYMPRIGASPASSASNYRFSDRFVEDGSYIRIKNISLGYNFSSESVSKFGLQSLRVYTNTQNVATFTKYSGFDPEVGSINQDALLTGFDNGRYPSPLIFTVGLNVKF
- a CDS encoding sigma-70 family RNA polymerase sigma factor is translated as MRQLKISKQVTNRDAKSLDKYFQEISKIGLITADEEVELALKIKKGDGKALDQLVKANLRFVVSVAKQYQNQGLKLSDLINEGNLGLVKAAKRFDETRGFKFISYAVWWIRQSIMSALADQSRIVRLPLNKIGSISKIKKIYSKLEQRNERIPTYVEIANELDTTVSSVEQSMKNSGRHISMDAPFREGEDSNMYNVLQSGDSPRPDNELMKQSLTTEIDRALGTLSQKEAKVIKMFYGIGRKSPCSLAEIGEQFDLTRERVRQVKQRAIRRLQSKSKTEFLRYYLG
- a CDS encoding phage holin family protein, producing the protein MKTFLKILLTALAVILLANILPGVEVAGYVSAIIVAIVIALLNMIVRPLLIFLTLPATLITFGLFIFVINAIIILLADKLVDGFTVTGFWAALFFSILLSIFRSFLFTLLDDKEK
- a CDS encoding L-threonylcarbamoyladenylate synthase, with protein sequence MSIISKDIQKAISLLENEELVAIPTETVYGLAGNIFSEKAIKRIFETKKRPFFNPLIVHISSVDELETIVAEIPEKARILANTFWPGSMTLVLKKNKNIPSIITAGKDTVAVRVPNHPVTLSLLEQLSFPLAAPSANPFNNISPTKPEHVENYFKDELKMVLDGGFCKNGIESTIIGFEDNEPIIYRLGALSVEDIEAVVGKISIKNKKEENPDAPGMLNKHYSPKTQTILTTDITSEIEKHPNKKIGVLTFNTFYRSDKIDTQIILSEEKNLQEAASKLYDSLHQLDSLNLDVIIVEEMPNFGLGKSMNDRLQRAAFKD